A single genomic interval of Rosistilla ulvae harbors:
- a CDS encoding proton-conducting transporter transmembrane domain-containing protein — protein sequence MTPENLLILAMGLPLIGVGLVFLFGKLPNVREAASLTIAIALFGITCLLASHVFAGGRPEWHIGEMIPGFEIAFTVEPLGMLFALVASGLWILTTVYAAGYMRGNHESHQTRFFACFAAAIFAALAAAFSANLFTLFVAYEIMTISTYPLVTHHGTREARNGGRVYLGILLSTSVAFFMFAIAWTSNIAGTLDFRLGGILAEPLADGKITETQLGVLLGLFAFGIGKAALMPFHRWLPAAMVAPTPVSALLHAVAVVKVGVFSVLKVAVFIFGIDLLRTTSVSIWLAYVAAGTLVTASLVAMTKDSLKARLAYSTISQLAYISLGAALATPASVIGGGMHIAMHAVGKITLFFCAGAIYVATHKKKISQMQGLGRQMPFTFAAFLIASLSIIGLPPGGGVWSKWFLAVGTVETQHYLLTAALMISSLLNIAYLIPIPIRAFMAPQETTADPHAAPAGIQEAPWMCVVPLCLTAALSIVLFFTAGSIYEVLLPLVSSQ from the coding sequence ATGACTCCTGAAAACCTTCTGATCCTGGCGATGGGATTGCCGTTGATCGGCGTCGGTCTGGTCTTCCTGTTTGGCAAGCTGCCGAACGTGCGCGAAGCCGCTTCGCTGACGATCGCGATCGCGCTGTTTGGCATCACCTGCCTGTTGGCATCACACGTTTTTGCCGGCGGACGTCCCGAGTGGCATATCGGTGAAATGATCCCTGGGTTCGAGATCGCTTTTACGGTCGAACCGCTGGGGATGCTGTTCGCCTTGGTCGCGTCGGGGCTTTGGATTTTGACGACCGTTTATGCCGCGGGCTACATGCGTGGCAACCACGAATCGCACCAGACGCGGTTCTTCGCCTGCTTTGCCGCGGCGATCTTCGCAGCTTTGGCAGCCGCCTTTTCCGCGAACCTGTTCACGCTGTTTGTCGCTTACGAAATCATGACGATCTCCACCTACCCGTTGGTCACGCACCACGGCACCCGCGAGGCTCGTAACGGAGGCCGCGTCTACTTGGGGATCCTGCTTTCGACTTCGGTTGCGTTCTTCATGTTTGCGATCGCTTGGACGTCGAACATCGCCGGCACACTCGACTTTCGATTGGGCGGAATCCTGGCCGAGCCCTTGGCCGATGGGAAGATCACCGAAACACAACTCGGCGTTTTGCTGGGGCTGTTTGCGTTTGGAATCGGCAAAGCTGCCTTGATGCCGTTCCACCGCTGGCTACCAGCGGCGATGGTCGCACCCACGCCCGTCAGTGCTCTACTGCACGCGGTGGCTGTCGTGAAAGTCGGCGTCTTTTCGGTCCTTAAAGTCGCTGTCTTCATCTTCGGTATTGATCTGCTGCGAACGACGAGCGTCAGCATCTGGCTAGCCTATGTCGCCGCGGGAACGCTGGTGACCGCTTCGCTCGTTGCGATGACGAAGGACAGCCTGAAGGCGAGGCTCGCTTATTCGACGATCAGCCAACTTGCATACATTTCGCTTGGGGCCGCCTTGGCGACGCCCGCCAGCGTGATCGGCGGTGGGATGCATATCGCGATGCACGCCGTCGGCAAGATCACCTTGTTCTTTTGTGCCGGTGCGATCTACGTGGCGACCCACAAAAAGAAGATCAGCCAGATGCAAGGGCTGGGGCGACAGATGCCCTTCACGTTTGCAGCGTTTCTGATCGCATCGCTCAGCATTATCGGCTTGCCTCCTGGTGGCGGCGTCTGGAGCAAATGGTTCCTCGCGGTTGGCACCGTCGAAACGCAGCACTATTTGCTGACCGCCGCGCTGATGATCAGCTCGCTGTTGAACATCGCCTATCTGATTCCCATTCCGATCCGCGCCTTCATGGCTCCCCAGGAAACGACAGCCGATCCGCACGCTGCTCCCGCTGGGATTCAAGAGGCTCCGTGGATGTGCGTCGTGCC